Proteins co-encoded in one Flavobacteriaceae bacterium MAR_2009_75 genomic window:
- a CDS encoding putative cold-shock DNA-binding protein produces the protein MSKGTVKFFNDSKGYGFITEDGSSEDHFVHISGLIDEIREGDVVEFELQQGKKGLNAVNVKVVD, from the coding sequence ATGAGTAAAGGAACAGTAAAATTCTTCAATGATTCTAAAGGCTATGGCTTTATCACTGAAGATGGTTCAAGCGAAGATCACTTTGTACACATTTCAGGTCTTATCGATGAAATTCGTGAAGGTGATGTTGTAGAATTTGAACTACAACAAGGTAAAAAAGGACTGAACGCGGTGAATGTGAAAGTAGTAGACTAG
- a CDS encoding tRNA-binding protein, giving the protein MQAEISWSDFAKIDMRVGTIIEVNDFPKARNPAYQIHVDFGGELGIRKSSAQITSRYSREELVGKQVIAVVNFPKKQIANFMSECLILGAVNGKDVTLLQPQAEVENGLKIS; this is encoded by the coding sequence ATGCAAGCTGAGATTAGCTGGTCAGATTTTGCTAAAATCGACATGCGCGTAGGAACCATAATCGAGGTAAATGATTTTCCGAAAGCGAGAAATCCTGCCTATCAAATTCATGTTGATTTTGGTGGTGAATTAGGAATACGGAAATCTTCCGCTCAAATAACTTCGAGATATAGCAGGGAAGAGTTAGTCGGTAAACAGGTGATTGCTGTTGTAAATTTCCCCAAAAAACAAATTGCTAATTTCATGAGTGAATGTCTAATTCTAGGCGCGGTAAATGGTAAAGATGTTACTCTTTTACAACCTCAGGCCGAAGTTGAAAACGGACTTAAAATTTCTTGA
- a CDS encoding BASS family bile acid:Na+ symporter — MIVLHETLIDNVVLNFDAKSQWVLNIALAFVMFGIALEISIDDFKQLLKNPKSIATGVMCQFIFLPILTFILVFIIEPLPSFAMGMFMVAACPGGNVSNFITHIAGGNTALSISLTAVATLLAVIMTPINLQFWGGLYEPTSDILSKVSVSPWQMVKLVSLLLGLPLVLGVFANHYRPVLAMRVGKVLKKVSLLFFIILIFIALYSNREIFLDYVYYVFWLVVLHNIIAFLTGFSVAKIIGLSSEDVRSITVETGIQNSGLGLLLIFSFFDGMGGMALLAAFWGIWHLVSGLLLAAYWGRRPIKMEKLT, encoded by the coding sequence TTGATTGTTTTGCACGAGACCCTTATAGATAACGTTGTTCTCAATTTTGATGCTAAATCGCAATGGGTTTTGAACATTGCATTGGCTTTCGTAATGTTCGGTATTGCTCTAGAAATCTCTATTGATGATTTTAAACAGTTGCTAAAGAATCCGAAATCAATAGCGACGGGGGTCATGTGTCAATTTATATTTTTACCGATACTAACTTTCATATTGGTGTTTATCATTGAGCCTTTACCTAGTTTCGCTATGGGAATGTTTATGGTAGCAGCTTGCCCAGGCGGCAATGTCTCGAATTTTATAACACATATCGCCGGTGGTAATACTGCGCTATCTATAAGCTTGACGGCAGTAGCAACATTACTTGCGGTAATAATGACACCGATAAACCTTCAGTTTTGGGGCGGACTGTACGAACCGACATCCGATATCTTATCAAAAGTATCTGTATCACCATGGCAAATGGTGAAACTAGTATCCTTATTATTAGGCTTACCTTTGGTGTTGGGCGTATTTGCCAATCATTATAGACCAGTCTTGGCTATGAGGGTAGGTAAGGTACTCAAAAAAGTTTCGTTGCTTTTTTTCATAATATTGATTTTTATAGCACTATACAGCAATCGAGAAATATTTCTTGACTATGTTTATTATGTATTTTGGCTCGTGGTTCTCCACAATATTATAGCCTTTTTGACCGGATTTTCAGTTGCAAAAATTATAGGTTTGTCTTCGGAAGATGTACGGTCGATAACTGTGGAGACGGGTATTCAGAATTCAGGTTTGGGGTTATTGTTGATTTTTTCATTTTTTGATGGAATGGGAGGCATGGCCCTCTTAGCTGCTTTTTGGGGTATTTGGCATTTGGTTTCAGGGTTGTTGCTGGCCGCGTATTGGGGTCGCAGACCTATTAAAATGGAAAAACTGACTTGA
- a CDS encoding zinc carboxypeptidase gives MRSLLLVLILSLSQSLIAQTISDLSYYLPEGVTYDSSIPTPKQVLGHEVGEWHVTHDKLVFYMQELARASNRLSIENRGVTFENRPLLLLTATSTENHQNIEQIRKEHLAITENGGGSINVQNMPIVVYQGFSIHGNEPSGSNAALAYAYYLAAAQGPEIEELLKNMVILLDPSFNPDGLQRFAYWANTNKSDQLNPDNNEREYHEVWPGGRTNHYWFDMNRDWLPVQLPESRARIRTFHSWMPNILTDHHEMGTNSTFFFQPGVSSRVHPLTPKNNQSLTAEIGTYHAKALDKIGSLYYSEENYDDYFYGKGSTFPDINGSIGILFEQGSSRGHLQESENGLLSFPFTIRNQFTTALSTIQSAKEMRVKILKYQQQFFKEVGLESVIGRSRAILFGDQKDASRTWHLAEILQRHKVKFHELKYDFRYNGKDYKKGNSYIVPYSQKNHRLIKAMFEKRTTFTDSIFYDISAWTLPLAFNMDYSELRSLQNMGEEVKTLAEPEGKIDDQSTYAYLFEWNEYYTPKALNMITEKGIRAKVAKAPFNLNGTQYGYGTIMIPAQNQDLNPEEIYGFLKNVSQECRLNIKSVNTGLSRGIDLGSNDFDPVLRQKVAILVGNGVRSYDAGEIWHLFDTRYKIKLTKIDLNYFDSVDLSKYTDIIVPSISGKALSKSRISKLKNWVKNGGSLIGYRNTAEVFSNRDLIKLEFKKDTLKARNISFGKKRDFHGAQETGGAIFEAKLDLSHPINYGYLHNRLPLFRNTNIYIKPDKNSYNNPIQYTANALMSGYISEENLEMLNNSVPFQVQRLGKGRVMVFTDNTNFRAFWYGTNKLLMNAIFFGDIM, from the coding sequence ATGCGCTCGTTACTTTTGGTTCTCATTCTCTCGTTATCTCAGAGTCTAATAGCCCAAACCATTTCCGACCTCAGTTACTATCTTCCAGAGGGTGTTACCTACGACTCTAGTATCCCCACCCCTAAACAAGTTCTTGGTCATGAAGTTGGCGAATGGCATGTAACCCATGACAAGCTGGTATTCTATATGCAAGAACTGGCAAGAGCCAGTAATCGCCTATCAATAGAAAACCGAGGGGTAACTTTTGAGAATAGACCTCTTTTGTTACTTACTGCAACTTCAACCGAAAACCACCAGAACATAGAACAAATTCGAAAAGAACATCTGGCCATTACCGAGAACGGTGGAGGCTCAATAAATGTTCAGAATATGCCTATTGTGGTCTATCAAGGTTTTTCCATTCATGGCAACGAGCCCAGCGGCTCAAATGCCGCCTTGGCCTATGCCTATTATTTAGCTGCCGCTCAAGGGCCAGAAATCGAAGAGTTACTGAAGAATATGGTTATATTACTAGACCCGTCTTTCAATCCTGACGGTCTTCAGCGTTTTGCCTATTGGGCAAATACCAACAAAAGCGATCAGCTCAACCCTGACAATAATGAGCGGGAGTATCATGAAGTTTGGCCAGGCGGCAGAACAAACCACTATTGGTTCGATATGAACCGAGATTGGCTACCGGTGCAATTACCCGAAAGCCGTGCACGTATAAGGACTTTTCATTCTTGGATGCCCAACATACTTACCGACCATCATGAAATGGGAACGAACTCTACTTTCTTTTTTCAGCCGGGGGTCTCATCGAGAGTGCATCCGTTAACTCCTAAAAATAATCAGTCTCTTACTGCTGAAATAGGTACCTATCATGCAAAAGCTTTAGATAAAATCGGTTCCCTCTATTATTCCGAAGAGAATTATGATGATTACTTTTATGGCAAGGGTTCAACTTTTCCTGATATTAACGGAAGCATAGGCATTCTGTTCGAACAGGGAAGTTCACGTGGGCATTTGCAAGAATCTGAGAACGGGCTATTAAGTTTTCCTTTCACCATTCGCAATCAGTTTACGACCGCTCTTTCGACCATACAGTCTGCGAAAGAAATGAGAGTGAAAATTTTAAAATACCAACAGCAATTTTTTAAGGAAGTTGGGCTTGAATCTGTAATTGGTCGCTCACGAGCCATACTTTTCGGCGACCAAAAAGATGCTTCTCGAACTTGGCATCTTGCTGAAATACTGCAAAGGCACAAAGTAAAATTTCATGAACTCAAATATGATTTCAGGTACAATGGAAAAGATTACAAAAAAGGCAATAGCTATATCGTACCCTATAGCCAAAAGAATCATCGATTAATCAAAGCGATGTTCGAGAAGCGTACGACGTTTACGGATAGTATATTTTACGATATTTCTGCTTGGACGTTGCCGTTGGCGTTTAATATGGATTATTCAGAACTTCGTTCATTACAAAATATGGGTGAGGAGGTCAAAACTCTTGCCGAGCCAGAGGGTAAGATTGACGACCAAAGCACTTACGCCTATCTTTTTGAATGGAACGAATATTACACCCCTAAGGCCCTGAACATGATTACCGAAAAAGGTATTCGAGCTAAGGTCGCAAAAGCGCCATTCAATCTAAACGGCACTCAGTATGGTTACGGCACGATTATGATTCCTGCTCAAAATCAAGATCTCAACCCCGAAGAAATCTATGGTTTTCTCAAAAATGTTTCTCAAGAATGTCGTCTTAATATCAAATCTGTTAATACCGGACTCTCACGAGGTATCGATTTAGGAAGTAATGACTTTGACCCTGTTCTGAGACAGAAAGTGGCCATTTTGGTCGGTAATGGAGTTCGTTCATATGATGCGGGCGAAATTTGGCATTTGTTCGATACTCGTTACAAAATCAAACTGACCAAAATAGATTTAAATTATTTTGACTCTGTTGATTTGAGTAAGTATACCGATATTATAGTACCCAGTATTAGCGGTAAGGCTCTTTCTAAATCTAGAATATCAAAATTGAAAAATTGGGTCAAAAACGGGGGTAGTTTGATAGGTTACCGAAATACGGCAGAGGTTTTTTCGAATAGAGACCTGATAAAACTTGAGTTTAAAAAAGACACTCTTAAAGCTCGAAATATATCTTTTGGTAAGAAAAGAGATTTTCATGGTGCACAAGAAACAGGAGGCGCTATTTTCGAAGCAAAACTAGACCTTTCACACCCTATCAACTATGGTTATCTACATAATAGACTACCATTATTTAGAAATACGAACATCTATATCAAACCGGATAAGAACAGTTACAATAATCCGATTCAGTACACTGCTAATGCGCTCATGAGTGGTTACATATCTGAAGAAAACTTAGAAATGCTTAACAATAGCGTTCCGTTTCAAGTTCAACGCCTTGGTAAAGGTCGTGTGATGGTCTTTACCGACAACACCAATTTCAGGGCCTTTTGGTACGGTACCAATAAACTTTTAATGAATGCAATCTTTTTCGGAGATATAATGTAA
- a CDS encoding alkyl hydroperoxide reductase subunit AhpC produces MATIRLGDKAPDFTADSSMGTINLYDYLGDGWGILFSHPADFTPVCTTELGTAANFKDEFDKRNVKMMALSVDGAASHAEWIKDINEVQNTTVNFPIIADEDKKVSDLYDMIHPNADNNLTVRSVFIIAPDKTVKLILTYPASTGRNFYELLRVIDSLQLTAYHKVATPANWKQGDKVVVSPSISTEDAKGIFTKGVEEVKPYLRMTPDPTV; encoded by the coding sequence ATGGCAACAATAAGATTGGGCGACAAAGCTCCAGATTTTACAGCTGATAGTTCTATGGGTACCATTAATCTCTATGATTATCTCGGTGATGGATGGGGAATTTTATTCTCTCACCCCGCTGACTTCACCCCTGTATGCACCACTGAACTTGGCACAGCGGCCAACTTTAAAGATGAATTCGACAAACGTAATGTAAAAATGATGGCCCTAAGCGTTGACGGTGCTGCCTCACATGCCGAATGGATCAAAGATATCAATGAAGTTCAGAATACTACGGTAAACTTTCCTATCATCGCTGATGAAGATAAGAAGGTATCCGACCTATATGATATGATTCACCCGAATGCCGATAACAACCTCACGGTACGTTCGGTTTTTATAATCGCACCTGATAAAACGGTGAAATTGATTTTGACCTATCCAGCATCTACAGGTAGAAACTTCTATGAGCTTTTACGCGTAATAGATTCTTTACAGTTGACAGCATACCATAAAGTAGCTACCCCCGCCAACTGGAAACAAGGTGATAAGGTTGTAGTGAGCCCTTCAATATCAACTGAAGATGCCAAAGGCATTTTCACCAAAGGTGTTGAAGAAGTGAAGCCCTACTTACGTATGACACCGGATCCGACGGTATAA
- a CDS encoding cyclophilin family peptidyl-prolyl cis-trans isomerase — MQDGIYAKFNTSKGEILVKLTHDKTPGTVGNFVALAEGKQENTIKSVGEPYYDGLKFHRVIPDFMVQGGCPLGSGTGDAGYKFDDEFHPDLNHSEPGVLSMANAGPGTNGSQFFITHVPTPWLDNKHSVFGHVESGQDVVDSIAQGDVIETLEIVRVGDEAEKWDAVEAFNTFKSSKEQRIAEEIKRQAAELDEVSAGFDKTDSGLRYKMIQKGDGKQAQKGDTVSVHYEGSLLSGQVFDSSYKRNQPIDFQLGVGQVISGWDEGISLLKVGDKARFVIPSDLAYGSAGAGGVIPPNAPLLFDVELMNVK; from the coding sequence ATGCAAGACGGAATCTACGCAAAATTCAATACTTCCAAAGGGGAAATACTCGTTAAACTAACTCATGATAAAACTCCTGGTACTGTAGGTAACTTTGTTGCCTTGGCTGAAGGTAAACAGGAGAATACGATTAAATCTGTCGGAGAACCTTATTATGATGGGTTGAAGTTTCATAGAGTTATTCCTGATTTTATGGTACAGGGCGGTTGCCCTTTAGGTTCGGGTACCGGAGATGCCGGATACAAGTTCGATGATGAGTTTCATCCTGATTTAAATCACTCTGAACCTGGGGTGCTTTCTATGGCCAATGCTGGCCCGGGAACCAACGGAAGTCAGTTCTTCATAACTCATGTACCTACCCCATGGCTAGATAATAAACATAGTGTTTTCGGTCATGTTGAAAGTGGTCAAGATGTAGTTGATAGTATTGCTCAGGGCGATGTTATTGAAACTTTAGAGATTGTACGTGTTGGTGACGAAGCTGAAAAGTGGGATGCCGTTGAGGCTTTCAACACATTTAAAAGTTCTAAAGAACAGAGAATTGCAGAAGAAATAAAGAGACAAGCTGCTGAACTAGACGAAGTTTCTGCCGGTTTCGATAAAACCGATAGTGGTTTAAGATATAAGATGATTCAAAAAGGTGACGGTAAACAAGCACAAAAAGGAGATACTGTTTCTGTTCACTATGAAGGCTCGTTATTAAGCGGTCAGGTATTTGACTCTTCTTATAAACGAAATCAACCGATAGATTTTCAACTTGGTGTTGGACAAGTCATTTCTGGATGGGACGAGGGTATAAGCCTATTGAAGGTAGGTGATAAAGCACGTTTTGTAATACCATCTGATTTAGCTTATGGTAGTGCCGGAGCCGGAGGTGTGATACCGCCAAATGCACCTTTATTATTTGATGTGGAGTTAATGAACGTCAAATAG
- a CDS encoding ATP-binding cassette subfamily B protein, with translation MKELKHLNKYFKKYWQKLLIGLFITIIARILQLVMPSYVKKSIAVIEDFMASNITESAARGLLLEFILIIVGAALLSGVFTFLMRQTLINVSRYIEYDLKNEVFDHYQLLSLNFYKRNRTGDLMNRISEDVSQVRMYAGPALMYGINTLTLFACIIPIMFMTAPTLAAYTLIPLPILSVLIYKISKIIHQRSTVVQQYLSTLSTFTQEVFSGVSVIKAYALEPQINSDLTDLAIEGKNKSMALAKVNAWFFPLMILLIGVSNIFVIYIGGKQYLRGEIESYGVIAEFIIYVNMLTWPVAIIGWLTSIVQRAEASQKRINEFLQESPDIKNLGTIDTPIKGKIEFRNVSFTYEDTEITALNNISFTINAGETVAILGKTGSGKSTILDLVARLYDVTSGEILIDNVPIKDFNIDHLRQAIGAVPQDAFLFSDSIKSNIKFGDKNATEKEVIQAAKNAAVHNNIKGFTKEYETVLGERGITLSGGQKQRVSIARALLKDPEIYLFDDCLSAVDTETEEEILNNLKKASHLKTTLIVSHRVSSAKNASKVLVLDEGKLLQEGTHEQLNSKEGYYKELYATQLSEKEN, from the coding sequence ATGAAGGAACTTAAACACCTCAATAAATACTTTAAAAAATACTGGCAGAAGCTCCTCATCGGTCTATTCATTACGATAATAGCTCGAATACTTCAACTGGTTATGCCCTCCTATGTCAAGAAATCGATAGCGGTAATCGAAGATTTTATGGCGTCGAACATTACCGAATCTGCAGCACGCGGACTTCTTCTAGAATTCATTCTCATCATAGTCGGTGCCGCCCTTCTTTCCGGTGTTTTCACTTTTTTGATGCGTCAAACCCTAATAAACGTATCTCGATATATAGAGTACGATCTTAAAAATGAAGTCTTTGACCACTATCAATTGTTAAGCCTAAATTTCTACAAAAGAAACCGAACGGGAGATTTGATGAACCGGATCAGTGAAGACGTGAGTCAAGTTAGAATGTACGCAGGTCCGGCGCTAATGTATGGCATCAATACGCTAACCCTTTTTGCGTGTATCATACCTATCATGTTCATGACAGCCCCGACTTTGGCCGCCTATACCCTTATACCACTGCCTATACTCTCTGTTCTTATCTATAAAATCAGCAAAATCATTCATCAGCGAAGTACGGTCGTTCAACAATATTTGTCAACCTTGTCGACCTTTACCCAAGAGGTTTTTTCCGGCGTTTCGGTAATAAAAGCTTATGCTTTAGAACCCCAAATCAATAGTGACCTGACCGATTTGGCCATTGAAGGTAAAAATAAGAGTATGGCTTTAGCCAAGGTAAACGCTTGGTTCTTCCCCTTAATGATTTTATTAATCGGAGTCAGCAATATTTTTGTAATTTATATTGGAGGAAAGCAATATTTACGCGGTGAAATCGAATCTTATGGCGTAATTGCCGAGTTTATCATATATGTAAACATGCTGACTTGGCCTGTAGCGATAATTGGGTGGTTGACATCGATTGTACAAAGGGCCGAAGCATCTCAGAAAAGAATCAACGAATTTCTTCAAGAAAGTCCAGATATTAAGAATTTGGGCACAATCGACACACCTATAAAAGGTAAAATTGAATTCAGAAATGTTTCGTTTACCTATGAAGATACTGAAATCACTGCTTTAAATAATATTTCATTTACCATAAATGCCGGGGAAACGGTAGCGATTTTAGGAAAAACCGGGTCAGGTAAATCTACGATTCTTGATTTGGTAGCGAGACTTTACGATGTTACCTCTGGCGAGATTTTAATCGACAATGTACCCATCAAAGATTTCAATATTGACCACCTTCGTCAAGCCATAGGGGCCGTACCGCAAGATGCTTTTTTGTTTTCCGATTCCATAAAGAGTAATATAAAATTCGGCGATAAAAACGCTACCGAAAAAGAGGTAATTCAGGCCGCAAAGAATGCGGCTGTACACAATAACATCAAAGGTTTCACCAAAGAATATGAAACCGTTCTCGGTGAACGGGGCATTACGCTCAGTGGCGGGCAAAAACAACGGGTTTCCATTGCTCGAGCTTTATTGAAAGATCCAGAAATCTATCTCTTTGACGACTGCCTCTCGGCAGTGGATACCGAAACTGAAGAAGAAATTCTGAATAATTTGAAAAAAGCCTCACACTTAAAAACCACCCTCATTGTAAGTCATCGTGTTTCTTCGGCGAAAAATGCAAGCAAGGTGTTGGTATTAGATGAGGGCAAACTTTTGCAAGAGGGTACTCACGAGCAATTAAATAGTAAAGAAGGCTATTACAAAGAACTTTATGCCACCCAGTTATCAGAGAAAGAAAATTAG
- a CDS encoding DinB family protein → MENNELEFLKYPIGRYANPEVLTDDHIKASIRVLETLPGRLKNLVGDLNDEQLETPYRPGGWTVRQTIHHMADSHHNSYIRFKWALTEDKPVIKAYDEKAWAELFDTRTAPIELSLNHLSAVHAKLVYLLKGLSNIQLKNKFLHPEGHVETALDENISRYAWHSEHHYAHIKNLMERKGWL, encoded by the coding sequence ATGGAAAACAATGAGTTGGAGTTTTTAAAATATCCCATTGGCAGGTATGCTAATCCAGAGGTTTTAACTGATGATCATATTAAGGCTTCTATAAGAGTTTTAGAAACACTACCAGGTCGATTGAAAAATCTGGTTGGTGATCTGAATGACGAGCAATTAGAGACACCATATCGGCCGGGGGGATGGACGGTGAGGCAAACCATTCATCATATGGCCGATAGTCATCACAACAGTTATATACGCTTCAAATGGGCGCTGACCGAAGATAAACCTGTCATTAAGGCTTATGATGAAAAAGCTTGGGCAGAACTTTTTGACACCAGAACCGCTCCTATAGAACTTTCGTTAAACCACCTGAGTGCAGTGCATGCCAAACTTGTTTATCTATTAAAAGGCTTGTCGAATATCCAATTAAAAAATAAATTTTTACACCCTGAAGGTCATGTCGAAACAGCACTCGATGAAAATATTAGCAGATATGCCTGGCATAGTGAACATCATTATGCACACATCAAAAATCTGATGGAAAGAAAGGGATGGCTCTAA
- a CDS encoding 1-acyl-sn-glycerol-3-phosphate acyltransferase, whose product MKKLGYRLLKRYIKAALYLYYGKIEVHGLKNVPEEGPVLFLPNHQNALLDVLLIVVDCKRKPFFLTRSDVFTRPVLKRFFSFLLMIPIYRIRDGRKSLVKNEVIFDQCATLFKDGHAIVMFPEANHNLKRRVRNLSKGFTRILFNAIEKEGTQDIKIVPVGLNYRKAQVFPDEVSLYYGEPILVNDLYTVDDKPTSTVVVKEAVSNQLKWLTTHIEEEDRYDEIHTHLERAGIDFLDPQVANDAQKSLDGLNLNTKENKTAIGPLKLLFTVVNFPVIALWRFWAKPKVWEIEFMSTLRFAFAMISYPVYYLLLLLAVALLFNFTVSLITIVLLFVFNWAYVRLGNT is encoded by the coding sequence TTGAAGAAATTAGGTTACCGGTTATTAAAGAGGTACATAAAGGCTGCACTTTATCTCTATTATGGAAAAATTGAGGTGCATGGCCTGAAAAATGTACCCGAAGAAGGACCCGTGCTCTTTTTGCCTAATCATCAAAACGCCTTGTTAGATGTTCTCTTGATTGTGGTCGATTGTAAAAGAAAACCTTTCTTTCTTACCAGGTCTGATGTTTTTACCAGACCAGTTCTCAAAAGGTTTTTTTCTTTTTTGCTGATGATTCCTATTTATAGAATACGTGATGGGCGAAAGTCGTTGGTGAAGAATGAGGTCATTTTTGATCAATGTGCCACATTGTTTAAAGATGGTCATGCTATAGTAATGTTTCCAGAGGCAAATCACAATCTTAAGAGAAGGGTTCGAAATTTGAGTAAAGGCTTTACCCGAATATTGTTTAATGCAATTGAAAAAGAGGGGACTCAAGATATTAAGATTGTTCCTGTGGGCTTAAATTATAGGAAAGCCCAAGTTTTTCCTGATGAGGTATCCTTGTACTATGGCGAACCCATTTTAGTGAACGATTTATACACTGTAGACGATAAACCAACTTCGACAGTGGTGGTTAAAGAAGCAGTATCAAATCAGCTTAAATGGCTAACTACCCATATCGAAGAAGAAGACCGATATGATGAAATTCATACGCATCTCGAAAGAGCAGGTATAGATTTTCTTGATCCACAAGTAGCTAATGATGCGCAGAAGAGTTTAGATGGCTTAAATTTAAATACAAAAGAAAATAAAACTGCAATCGGTCCTTTAAAGTTGCTGTTTACAGTTGTGAACTTTCCCGTAATCGCTCTATGGCGCTTTTGGGCCAAACCAAAAGTTTGGGAGATTGAATTTATGTCGACCTTGCGTTTTGCTTTCGCGATGATAAGCTATCCTGTTTATTATTTGTTGTTATTACTAGCCGTTGCTTTGCTGTTTAATTTTACAGTATCATTAATAACTATAGTATTACTTTTTGTTTTTAACTGGGCGTATGTTAGGTTGGGCAACACGTGA
- a CDS encoding peroxiredoxin produces MANTPSNMLPLGTMAPDFELFDTVSEKKLGLEQLKGEKGTVVMFICNHCPFVKHVNPTLSSLGKTYQEKGIGFIAISSNDVENYPLDSPDLMKQTAIDERYSFPYLYDERQIVASAYDAACTPDFYLFDSNLKLVYRGQLDDSRPGNGKPVTGEDLKNAMDAVLSGRKVSPDQKPSIGCNIKWFRN; encoded by the coding sequence ATGGCCAATACACCCAGCAACATGCTCCCTTTAGGAACGATGGCTCCAGACTTTGAATTGTTCGATACAGTATCGGAAAAGAAGCTTGGGCTTGAACAGCTGAAAGGCGAAAAAGGCACAGTTGTTATGTTTATTTGTAATCATTGTCCGTTCGTAAAACATGTCAACCCTACCCTATCAAGCTTGGGCAAAACATATCAAGAAAAAGGCATTGGATTTATTGCTATCTCTAGTAATGATGTTGAGAACTACCCTCTTGATTCGCCTGACCTTATGAAACAGACCGCAATTGATGAAAGGTATAGCTTCCCTTACCTTTATGATGAGAGGCAGATAGTGGCTTCTGCTTATGATGCCGCTTGCACCCCTGATTTTTACCTTTTCGATTCAAACTTAAAATTGGTCTATAGGGGGCAACTAGATGATTCTAGGCCCGGTAATGGCAAACCTGTAACCGGTGAAGATTTAAAAAATGCGATGGATGCTGTTCTATCTGGTAGAAAAGTAAGCCCAGATCAGAAACCAAGTATTGGCTGTAATATAAAGTGGTTCAGAAACTAA